The Carassius carassius chromosome 16, fCarCar2.1, whole genome shotgun sequence genome window below encodes:
- the LOC132159331 gene encoding uncharacterized protein LOC132159331: protein MEGDSVTLHTDVTTNQQEKIRWYFNGVQIAQITGDLSFICTDVQCNEGTERFRDKLKLDHQTGSLTITNTRTTDSGLYQLKVIHSSGRSEKIFNVTIYGFFTDGEDGVLVYLMEGDSVTFQTRVKANQQDRIRWYFNSSRIAEISGDQSKIYTDDQVTERFRDRLNLDHQTGSLTIMNTRTTDSGLYHLKTSINNERDKTFIFAIRGVSAAEQNETNSVMEGESITLHPGKIKNPNDRKMWYFKDILIVQITGDQSEICTDDQCDERFRDRLKLDHQTGSLTIMNITNTESGDYKLQIISSRFSISRRFIVSITSEYKNVSQFYRESQF, encoded by the exons atggagggagattcagtcactctacacACTGATGTTACAACAAACCAACAAGAAAAGATTAGATGGTATTTTAACGGTGTTCAAATAGCTCAAATCACTGGAGATCTCAGTTTTATCTGTACAGATGTTCAGTGTAATGAAGGtactgagagattcagagacaaactgaagctggatcatcagactggatctctgaccatcacaaacaccagaaccacagactctggactttatcaaCTGAAGGTCATCCACAGCAGCGGCAGGAGTGAAAAAATCTTCAATGTTACCATCTATG GTTTTTTCACTGATGGTGAAGATGGAGTGTTAGTGTAtttgatggagggagattcagtcacttTTCAAACTAGAGTTAAAGCAAACCAACAAGACAGAATTAGATGGTATTTTAATAGCAGTCGCATCGCTGAAATCAGTGGAGATCAGAGTAAGATCTATACAGATGATCAGGTtactgagagattcagagacagactgaacctggatcatcagactggatctctgaccatcatgaacaccagaaccacagactctggactttatcaCCTCAAGACTAGCATAAACAATGAGAGGGACAAGACCTTCATTTTTGCCATACGTG GTGTTTCTGCTgctgaacaaaatgaaacaaactcagtgatggagggagaatcTATCACTTTACATCCTGGTAAAATAAAAAACCCAAATGATCGTAAGATGTGGTATTTTAAAGACATTCTTATCGTTCAAATCACTGGAGATCAGAGTGAGATCTGTACAGATGATCAGTgtgatgagagattcagagacagactgaagctggatcatcagactggatctctgaccatcatgaacaTCACAAACACAGAGTCTGGAGATTATAAACTACAGATCATTAGCAGCAGATTCAGCATCAGTAGAAGATTCATTGTTTCCATCACTAGTGAGTATAAGAATGTTAGTCAGTTTTATCGTGAGAGTCAGTTTTAG